The following are encoded in a window of Nakamurella sp. A5-74 genomic DNA:
- a CDS encoding metalloregulator ArsR/SmtB family transcription factor: MVVNQAFSDAEVDRLFRALADATRRDILRVAMTGDHSVSQLAQRYSISFAAVQKHVAVLSSVGLVSKQQRGREQLVTTEMATIRGVRELLEQFEQLWRYRMHRFGDVLADTRATPIEPAGNAGSDSTEREEP; this comes from the coding sequence ATGGTTGTAAATCAGGCATTCAGTGACGCGGAGGTCGACCGACTCTTCCGCGCCCTCGCCGATGCCACCCGGCGGGACATCCTGCGGGTGGCGATGACCGGCGACCATTCCGTGTCGCAGCTGGCCCAGCGGTACTCGATCTCGTTCGCCGCGGTGCAGAAGCACGTGGCCGTCCTGTCGTCGGTGGGACTGGTCAGCAAGCAGCAGCGCGGCCGGGAACAACTGGTGACCACCGAGATGGCCACGATCCGCGGCGTGCGTGAGCTTCTCGAGCAGTTCGAACAACTCTGGCGGTACCGGATGCATCGCTTCGGCGACGTCCTCGCCGACACCCGCGCAACTCCGATCGAACCTGCCGGAAACGCCGGCAGCGACAGCACCGAAAGGGAAGAACCATGA
- a CDS encoding SRPBCC domain-containing protein — translation MTVISCTPNEEELSLTLTAEFRASAHDVWDLWNDPRKLERWWGPPTYPATFTELQLVDGGRAAYFMTGPDGEKMGGQWDISAARPTSTIEFADFFADEQGNRSDSMPTTHTVVTISENDGVTQMVIRGQFDSVDGMRQLMEMGMAQGLSMAVEQIDAILAE, via the coding sequence ATGACCGTCATCAGTTGCACACCGAACGAGGAAGAGCTCAGCCTCACTCTGACCGCCGAGTTCCGGGCCTCCGCCCACGACGTCTGGGACCTCTGGAACGACCCCCGCAAGCTGGAGCGCTGGTGGGGACCGCCGACCTACCCGGCGACGTTCACCGAACTCCAGCTGGTCGACGGCGGACGGGCCGCGTACTTCATGACCGGCCCGGACGGCGAGAAGATGGGCGGCCAGTGGGACATCTCCGCCGCCCGGCCCACCTCGACGATCGAGTTCGCGGACTTCTTCGCCGACGAGCAGGGCAACCGCTCGGACTCGATGCCGACCACCCACACCGTGGTGACAATCTCCGAGAACGACGGCGTCACGCAGATGGTGATTCGCGGCCAGTTCGACTCGGTCGACGGCATGCGTCAGCTGATGGAGATGGGCATGGCCCAGGGGCTCTCGATGGCGGTCGAGCAGATCGACGC